The following proteins come from a genomic window of Pichia kudriavzevii chromosome 1, complete sequence:
- a CDS encoding uncharacterized protein (PKUD0A11270; similar to Saccharomyces cerevisiae YMR179W (SPT21); ancestral locus Anc_6.252), translating into MNATGQALPVSRLVNLKLLYTFDDKNTFLARSSNPLLAKIISLPSQPPHNGAQVGVIGLRDCLDLLQLVSPEWFQKGMDYSIYFKDIVEVGEPYVGTGLCSRILSSKNSDIMITGRLSTGVINIYQSNTTSDTLDIRLRLSPICSISSVLPSNKRKLDSISDQVSSQSFSTCNNSNTHQPRQLPQQQPQQQQQQQQTRKKVKRQTANSKSSNKSKPELAFRTQSLPFITPDSLAHRIRIADSMISTRVDEEIDANGEPISSRFSNFRKIDANNMDNQPTKARKSTSFIESVVKIGDNAVVKSKKSNLKNLPTHECINCSITSNPPYKFYKEGIFQLGNAGYLCCSCNKYHMKNDVKALRERGELGVKGLLDGPYSKSTSNNSNIGRKKRSSNLNSSSSALMEHSSSSPIFLTSSPMTLQNRCTNSYKSKKQNTTSHVNKTKTIQEVNTLPGDFMDILKYGNALPNQNQSQNQRQRQGQSQSQSQIQVQICGSNLPSDQNHIEKLFKVPGNIQLGVASSKGQSKNNTPNDELYKDFDNIPVDATKLNTTLIPLDDDEKESFLSSNFNNDIQVPHPQQPNNGNINNTFFNSPSIQRIIESFSNEPSSPTKSNAEHWDYNFFEQNTSQYGVINNDNTECDDPEINRILSATNIEKYEITPRDPGTSNTQQNGDETSCRSHGSTPASESTNYVAKKTDTATDSLTNNNEHLLGGNSKEAIHPENKNMPSSPFFSFQADDVDRTTKSFDSNTLMNWDTKSSPITDQLTSCDPK; encoded by the coding sequence ATGAACGCCACAGGTCAAGCTCTCCCCGTCTCAAGACTGGTCAATCTGAAACTCCTCTACACTTTTGATGACAAAAATACATTCTTAGCAAGATCGTCTAATCCTTTGTTGGCGAAAATAATATCCTTGCCGTCTCAACCTCCGCATAATGGTGCCCAAGTGGGGGTCATTGGATTGAGAGATTGTCTCGACCTATTGCAATTGGTATCACCAGAATGGTTTCAAAAAGGTATGGATTATTCTatttatttcaaagatatagTCGAAGTCGGAGAACCTTACGTAGGCACCGGTTTGTGCTCTAGGATTCTCTCGAGTAAGAATTCCGACATTATGATCACGGGAAGATTATCTACGGGGGTCATCAACATATACCAATCAAATACTACTTCGGATACTTTGGATATCCGCCTAAGGTTGTCTCCAATATGTTCCATTTCTTCGGTTTTACCTTCTAATAAGAGGAAACTCGATTCCATCTCAGACCAGGTATCGAGTCAATCTTTTAGTACTTGTAACAATTCAAATACGCATCAGCCCCGACAACTGCCACAACAGCAACcacagcaacagcaacagcaacagcaaaCGAGGAAGAAGGTCAAAAGACAAActgcaaattcaaaatccTCCAATAAGTCTAAGCCCGAATTGGCATTTCGTACTCAATCGCTTCCATTTATAACTCCAGATTCTCTTGCACACAGAATACGTATTGCAgattcaatgatttcaacGAGGGTTGATGAAGAGATCGATGCTAATGGGGAACCAATATCTTCCAGATTCTCCAACTTTAGAAAGATAGATGCAAACAATATGGATAATCAACCAACAAAGGCTAGAAAAAGTACAAGTTTTATTGAATCAGTCGTTAAAATTGGTGATAACGCAGTtgtcaaatccaagaaatccaatttgaaaaacttacCAACGCATGAATGTATCAATTGCtcaataacttcaaatCCGCCATATAAGTTCTATAAAGAAGGTATCTTCCAGTTGGGAAATGCTGGTTATTTATGTTGTTCCTGCAACAAATACCATATGAAAAATGATGTCAAAGCATTACGTGAAAGAGGCGAATTGGGTGTAAAAGGTTTGTTGGATGGACCATACTCCAAGTCAACGTCAAACAACTCCAACATTGGGCGAAAGAAGAGGTCCAGTAACctcaattcatcatcatctgcaTTGATGGAACATTCGAGTAGTTCTCCTATATTTCTGACATCTTCTCCAATGACCCTACAAAATAGATGTACTAACAGTtataaatcaaagaaacagaacACCACCTCTCATGTGAATAAAACGAAAACAATCCAAGAAGTTAATACTTTACCGGGTGATTTCatggatattttgaaatatgGAAACGCACTTCCTAATCAAAATCAGagtcaaaatcaaagacaaagGCAAGGTCAAAGTCAAAGTCAAAgtcaaattcaagttcaaaTTTGTGGGTCTAACTTGCCAAGCGATCAGAATCACATTGAGAAATTGTTTAAGGTCCCTGGGAATATCCAACTTGGTGTTGCCTCATCAAAGGGGCAATCAAAGAACAATACGCCAAATGATGAGCTTTACAAAGACTTTGATAATATACCAGTCGACGCCACCAAGTTGAATACAACGTTAATTCCACTTGATGATGACGAGAAGGAGAGCTTTCTTTCATCTAATTTTAATAATGATATTCAAGTGCCACACCCCCAACAACCTAATAATGGGAATATTAATAATACGTTTTTTAACTCACCTAGCATTCAACGTATTATTGAATCGTTTTCTAACGAACCTAGCTCGCCAACTAAAAGTAATGCAGAGCATTGGGACtacaatttctttgaacaaaatacaTCACAGTATGGGGTCATCAACAACGATAACACAGAATGCGATGATCCAGAAATCAACAGAATTTTGAGTGCTActaatattgaaaaatacgAAATCACCCCAAGGGATCCAGGTACCTCCAATACACAGCAAAACGGGGATGAAACAAGCTGCAGGTCTCATGGTAGCACACCAGCTTCGGAGAGTACCAACTATGTCGCCAAGAAGACAGACACGGCTACAGATTCCTTGactaataataatgaacaCTTATTAGGTGGTAACTCCAAGGAAGCTATTCATCCAGAGAATAAGAATATGCCAAGCTCTCCCTTCTTCAGCTTTCAGGCTGACGATGTTGATCGCACCACTAAGAGTTTTGATTCTAACACTTTGATGAACTGGGATACTAAGTCCTCCCCAATCACTGATCAGCTTACCTCCTGTGATCCCAAATAA
- a CDS encoding uncharacterized protein (PKUD0A11260; similar to Saccharomyces cerevisiae YDR039C (ENA2)) — MLTNSNHEKNLVEKTDFNQDVHSTPPSEYSALDVDTAGPQSYLIPIDKCIQLFGTNKVHGLSNERAAQLSAVYGPNSLGDGEKISIVSIIMRQVFNAMILVLIISLTISFAIKDWITGGVITFIVALNVFIGTQQEYQAEKTMGSLKNLSSPSAVVIRNGTEQTIPSQEVVPGDLILVKVGDTIPADLRLIETHNFETDEALLTGESLPVAKDANELYGQEIPVGDRLNLAYSSSTVSKGRAVGIAVLTGLNTEIGKIAKALHGDNSIIERVQDKENAHAKDYAKATGVTIWNTIGYILGTAEGTPLKIKLSWLAIYLFCIAVVFAIVVMASQKFDVTKEVAIYAICVALAMIPSSLVVVLTITMAVGAKEMLKRNVIVRKFDALENLGSVNAICSDKTGTLTQGRMIAKKVYIPGLGTFSVEDFNEPFNPTLGSVRFSESSPTELNDKNDEHEVKWITFEEFKEKFRNTEKYELFRNWILSASLANVAKVYEDFDDEEKVTEWKARGDPTEISIQVFVTRLNYSRDTIVEQDRAYTHLAEFPFDSSIKRMSSIYRNNENDVEIIYTKGAVERILKLCETWTDPTTGAVSSMSVESIDYVEEQMNSLSSQGLRVLAFATRTPKEQGLGAEWQKNERESIEQKLHFLGLIGIYDPPRPESLPSVKLCHHAGISVHMATGDHPSTASAIAREVGILPENVSMLPQGVLDSMVMTAPQFDALTEEQIDELPCLPLVIARCAPQTKVRLVEALHRRGQIVAMTGDGVNDSPSLKMSDIGIAMGKNGSDVAKDASDIVLADDNFASILNAVEEGRRMSDNIQKFVIQLLACNVAQALFLLIGLVFKDRNNFSVFPMSSIEILWVIVITACFPAMGLGMERAADDIMDRPPKDSKDAVFTWEVLIDMFVYGFSMASACMIPFVIEVYGYGDGELGVNCNKTDYTDVCLHVFKARGASFVTMTWCALLLAWEVIHLRNSLFLMRPNAENKWTQWMKDLWANKVLFWSVILGFVTLIPTIYIPVINSYVFLQKGLTTGWAFAFLSSLFFLVSCEVWKFCKRHYYRSEKARDPEEDLEERDGLTPFQQFTDLRE; from the coding sequence ATGTTAACAAATTCTAACCATGAAAAAAACCtagttgaaaaaacagaTTTTAATCAAGATGTCCACAGTACACCTCCCTCGGAGTATTCTGCCCTGGACGTGGACACTGCCGGGCCGCAGAGTTATTTGATTCCAATTGATAAATGTATTCAACTCTTTGGAACAAATAAGGTCCATGGTTTGTCCAATGAAAGGGCAGCACAGTTATCGGCCGTTTATGGACCCAATTCCTTAGGTGATGGGGAAAAAATCTCTATTGTCAGCATAATCATGAGGCAAGTATTTAATGcaatgattttggttttgattATCTCCTTGACCATCTCCTTTGCAATCAAAGATTGGATCACCGGCGGTGTCATTACATTTATTGTTGCACTCAATGTGTTTATTGGTACACAACAAGAGTACCAAGCAGAGAAGACGATGGgatcattgaagaatttgagttCTCCGTCGGCAGTGGTGATCCGAAATGGTACAGAACAAACCATTCCATCTCAGGAGGTTGTCCCTGGagatttgattttggtgaAAGTCGGGGACACCATTCCAGCCGACTTGCGGTTGATTGAAACCCACAATTTTGAGACTGATGAGGCACTACTAACTGGTGAGTCGTTGCCGGTTGCAAAGGACGCCAACGAGTTGTACGGACAGGAAATTCCTGTTGGAGATCGTCTCAACTTGGCGTACTCGTCATCGACGGTTTCGAAAGGTAGGGCAGTTGGTATAGCGGTATTGACGGGGTTGAACACGGAGATTGGCAAGATTGCCAAGGCATTACATGGAGACAACTCCATTATAGAACGAGTTCAAGATAAGGAGAATGCACACGCTAAAGATTATGCGAAGGCAACAGGAGTAACAATCTGGAATACCATTGGCTATATCTTGGGAACTGCAGAAGGTACTCCATTAAAGATTAAACTATCGTGGCTAGcaatttatttgttttGTATTGCTGTGGTTTTTGCCATTGTTGTTATGGCGTCTCAGAAATTCGATGTCACGAAGGAAGTTGCTATTTATGCCATTTGTGTTGCATTGGCCATGATCCCGTCATCgttggttgttgttttgaCCATCACCATGGCAGTGGGAGCAAAGGAGATGTTGAAGAGGAACGTCATTGTTCGTAAGTTCGATGCATTGGAGAACTTGGGATCAGTAAATGCCATCTGTTCGGACAAGACAGGTACATTGACGCAGGGGCGGATGATTGCAAAGAAGGTGTACATACCAGGACTTGGAACATTTTCTGTGGAAGACTTCAACGAACCTTTCAATCCGACATTGGGTAGCGTGAGGTTCTCGGAGTCGAGTCCTACTGAGCTCAACGACAAGAATGACGAACACGAGGTGAAATGGATAACCTTTGAGGAGTTCAAGGAGAAGTTCAGAAACACAGAGAAATATGAGCTATTCAGGAACTGGATTTTATCAGCATCGCTTGCTAATGTTGCAAAGGTTTACGAAGACTTTGACGATGAGGAGAAGGTGACTGAATGGAAGGCAAGAGGAGATCCAACTGAGATATCGATCCAGGTGTTTGTTACTAGGTTAAATTATAGCCGAGACACAATTGTTGAACAGGATAGGGCATACACACATCTAGCTGAATTTCCATTTGACTCGTCCATCAAAAGAATGTCTTCCATTTACAGGAACAACGAGAACGATGTGGAGATAATCTACACAAAGGGTGCAGTTGAAAGAATCCTGAAATTATGCGAGACTTGGACCGACCCAACTACGGGTGCTGTGTCATCCATGTCGGTAGAGAGCATCGATTACGTCGAGGAACAGATGAACTCGTTGTCGTCCCAGGGATTGAGGGTGTTAGCATTTGCAACCCGAACCCCAAAGGAACAAGGGTTGGGTGCTGAGTGGCAGAAAAACGAGAGAGAGAGCATTGAGCAGAAGCTGCATTTCCTTGGACTGATTGGTATCTACGATCCACCAAGACCAGAGTCGCTTCCAAGTGTCAAGCTGTGTCACCACGCGGGCATATCGGTGCACATGGCAACGGGTGACCATCCGTCGACCGCAAGTGCCATTGCGAGAGAAGTGGGTATATTGCCAGAGAACGTCTCCATGTTGCCACAGGGGGTATTAGATTCGATGGTAATGACGGCCCCACAGTTCGATGCGTTGACAGAGGAGCAGATTGATGAGCTACCATGCCTGCCGTTGGTTATTGCGAGATGCGCACCTCAAACAAAGGTTCGTTTGGTGGAGGCGTTGCACAGAAGAGGACAGATTGTGGCTATGACGGGAGATGGAGTGAATGACTCTCCATCGTTGAAGATGTCGGACATTGGAATTGCTATGGGTAAGAATGGGTCCGACGTTGCGAAGGATGCATCGGACATTGTGTTAGCCGATGACAACTTTGCGTCTATTCTCAATGCGGTGGAGGAGGGACGCAGAATGAGTGACAACATCCAGAAGTTTGTGATCCAATTGCTAGCATGTAATGTTGCCCAGgcattgtttttgttgattggTTTGGTTTTTAAAGATCGGAACAacttttctgtttttccaATGTCTTCTATTGAGATCCTTTGGGTTATCGTCATTACAGCCTGCTTCCCAGCTATGGGATTAGGTATGGAGCGAGCAGCAGATGATATCATGGACAGGCCACCTAAGGATTCCAAGGATGCGGTATTCACATGGGAAGTGTTGATTGACATGTTTGTTTATGGATTTTCCATGGCCAGTGCATGTATGATTCCCTTTGTTATTGAGGTTTATGGATATGGAGATGGCGAGTTAGGTGTCAATTGCAACAAGACGGACTATACGGATGTATGTCTTCATGTTTTCAAGGCTAGAGGCGCATCATTTGTCACAATGACATGGTGTGCCCTTCTTCTTGCATGGGAGGTTATTCATCTCAGAAACTCATTATTCTTGATGAGACCAAACGCCGAGAACAAATGGACTCAATGGATGAAAGATTTGTGGGCAAACAAGGTGTTGTTTTGGTCTGTTATTCTGGGTTTTGTCACACTAATTCCAACTATCTATATTCCAGTTATTAATAGTTATGTGTTTTTACAGAAGGGGCTTACTACGGGTTGGGCTTTTGCTTTTCTCAgtagtttgtttttcttggtgTCCTGTGAAGTATGGAAGTTTTGCAAGAGACACTATTACAGGAGCGAAAAGGCCAGGGACccagaagaagatttaGAGGAGAGAGACGGTTTGACGCCATTCCAACAATTTACTGATTTAAGAGAATAA
- a CDS encoding uncharacterized protein (PKUD0A11280; similar to Saccharomyces cerevisiae YDR142C (PEX7); ancestral locus Anc_8.316), which yields MFGFRTTGYNGYACKYSPFYDNKLAVATAANYGLVGNGRLYILSITNDGRIIQDAQFDTQDGLFDVSWSELHENQVLTCSGDGSISLFDITLQNFPIRRFEEHQREVFSVNWNMVDKSMFCSSSWDSTIKVWSPLREQSLTTLSSEKDMTVKADALMDNKAPLSTKPIKENTMNDCVYQATFSPHDPSLIVSVNSASRCQVWDMRSSSPLALNFISHAGMEALSCDFNKYRPSVIATSSVDKSIKIWDIRMIPDLQPAFLAQKSRVGPSPINKLIGHDFAVRKVQWSPHASDTLMSSSYDMTCKIWRDQTDESARFMSNMRMKHGEALINNFDMHREFVLGCDWSLWGRGFVASTGWDEMVYVWKAT from the coding sequence ATGTTTGGGTTTAGAACAACGGGATATAACGGTTATGCATGTAAGTATTCACCGTTTTACGATAACAAATTGGCTGTTGCCACTGCTGCTAATTACGGATTAGTGGGCAATGGGAGGCTATATATTCTATCCATCACTAATGACGGAAGGATAATACAGGATGCACAATTTGACACACAAGATGGTCTCTTTGATGTCTCTTGGTCTGAGCTACATGAAAACCAAGTCTTGACGTGTTCTGGAGACGGGTCGATAAGTTTGTTTGATATAACTCTCCAAAATTTCCCCATAAGAAGATTCGAGGAACATCAAAGGGAAGTCTTTTCGGTCAATTGGAATATGGTAGATAAATCAATGTTTTGTTCGTCATCTTGGGATAGTACAATCAAGGTATGGTCGCCTCTTAGGGAACAGTCTCTAACGACATTATCTTCTGAGAAGGACATGACCGTCAAAGCCGACGCTTTAATGGACAACAAAGCACCGCTTTCGACAAAGCCAATTAAGGAAAACACAATGAATGATTGCGTATATCAAGCAACCTTTTCCCCTCATGATCCCTCCTTGATTGTGTCTGTGAACTCTGCGTCACGTTGTCAGGTCTGGGACATGAGGTCCTCAAGCCCTCTAGCACTAAATTTCATCTCACATGCTGGAATGGAAGCACTATCATgtgatttcaacaaatatAGACCATCAGTGATAGCCACCTCATCTGTCGATAAATCTATTAAAATATGGGATATAAGGATGATACCAGATCTACAGCCCGCTTTCCTAGCGCAAAAATCAAGGGTTGGGCCATCTCCAATCAATAAACTAATTGGTCATGACTTTGCCGTACGAAAAGTCCAGTGGTCTCCTCATGCATCAGACACGTTGATGTCAAGTAGTTATGACATGACATGTAAAATTTGGAGAGACCAAACTGACGAAAGTGCTAGATTCATGAGCAATATGCGCATGAAACATGGGGAAGCAttgatcaacaactttgaTATGCACAGAGAATTCGTGCTTGGTTGTGATTGGTCTCTTTGGGGTAGGGGCTTTGTGGCAAGTACTGGTTGGGATGAGATGGTTTATGTTTGGAAAGCAACTTAG
- a CDS encoding uncharacterized protein (PKUD0A11250; Pfam Domains: E1-E2_ATPase(3e-73)|Cation_ATPase_C(2.1e-44)|Hydrolase(8. 5e-21)|Cation_ATPase_N(5e-19)), giving the protein MSVNTHEKHDVRKTEYNEHVISRHSSASSSVDVNSAGQQSYMIPIDKCIEIFGTHKVHGLSHEKAKQLLAIYGPNSIGDGEKVSILNIIMKQIFNAMILVLIISLIISFAIKDWITGGVITFIVALNVFIGTQQEYQAEKTMGSLKNLSSPSAVVIRNGTEQTIPSQEVVPGDLILVKVGDTIPADLRLIETHNFETDEALLTGESLPVAKDANELYGQEIPVGDRLNLAYSSSTVSKGRAVGIAVLTGLNTEIGKIAKALHGDNSIIERVQDKENAHAKDYAKATGVTIWNTIGYILGTAEGTPLKIKLSWLAIYLFCIAVVFAIVVMASQKFDVTKEVAIYAICVALAMIPSSLVVVLTITMAVGAKEMLKRNVIVRKFDALENLGSVNAICSDKTGTLTQGRMIAKKVYIPGLGTFSVEDFNEPFNPTLGSVRFSESSPTELNDKNDEHEVKWITFEEFKEKFRNTEKYELFRNWILSASLANVAKVYEDFDDEEKVTEWKARGDPTEISIQVFVTRLNYGRELLVEESKAFTHLAEFPFDSSIKRMSSIYRNNENDVEIIYTKGAVERILKLCETWTDPTTGAVSSMSVESIDYVEEQMNSLSSQGLRVLAFATRTPKEQGLGAEWQKNERESIEQKLHFLGLIGIYDPPRPESLPSVKLCHHAGISVHMATGDHPSTASAIAREVGILPENVSMLPQGVLDSMVMTAPQFDALTEEQIDELPCLPLVIARCAPQTKVRLVEALHRRGQIVAMTGDGVNDSPSLKMSDIGIAMGKNGSDVAKDASDIVLADDNFASILNAVEEGRRMSDNIQKFVIQLLACNVAQALFLLIGLVFKDDDDFSVFPLSPVQVLWVIVVTACFPAMGLGMERASDDIMDRPPKDSKDAVFTWEVLIDMFVYGFSMASACMIPFVIEVYGYGDGELGENCNRTDYAETCLHVFRARASSFVTMTWCCLILAWEVIHLRNSLFLMRPNAENKWTQWMKDLWANKVLFWSVILGFVTLIPTIYIPVINDYVFLQKGISTGWAYAFGCSVFFLLVCEMWKFCKRVYFRNEKAKNPEEDLEKSGEMKAFEQFTES; this is encoded by the coding sequence ATGTCGGTAAATACCCATGAAAAACATGATGTTAGAAAGACAGAGTATAACGAACATGTAATTTCCAGGCACTCAAGTGCGTCATCTTCGGTTGATGTGAACTCTGCTGGTCAACAGAGTTATATGATTCCTATAGATAAATgcattgaaatttttgggACTCATAAGGTACATGGGCTATCCCATGAGAAAGCAAAACAGTTGTTAGCTATATATGGTCCAAATTCAATTGGAGATGGTGAAAAAGTTTCCATTTTAAATATTATCATGAAGCAAATATTCAATGcaatgattttggttttgattATCTCCTTGATCATCTCCTTTGCAATCAAAGATTGGATCACCGGCGGTGTCATTACATTTATTGTTGCACTCAATGTGTTTATTGGTACACAACAAGAGTACCAAGCAGAGAAGACGATGGgatcattgaagaatttgagttCTCCGTCGGCAGTGGTGATCCGAAATGGTACAGAACAAACCATTCCATCTCAGGAGGTTGTCCCTGGagatttgattttggtgaAAGTCGGGGACACCATTCCAGCCGACTTGCGGTTGATTGAAACCCACAATTTTGAGACTGATGAGGCACTACTAACTGGTGAGTCGTTGCCGGTTGCAAAGGACGCCAACGAGTTGTACGGACAGGAAATTCCTGTTGGAGATCGTCTCAACTTGGCGTACTCGTCATCGACGGTTTCGAAAGGTAGGGCAGTTGGTATAGCGGTATTGACGGGGTTGAACACGGAGATTGGCAAGATTGCCAAGGCATTACATGGAGACAACTCCATTATAGAACGAGTTCAAGATAAGGAGAATGCACACGCTAAAGATTATGCGAAGGCAACAGGAGTAACAATCTGGAATACCATTGGCTATATCTTGGGAACTGCAGAAGGTACTCCATTAAAGATTAAACTATCGTGGCTAGcaatttatttgttttGTATTGCTGTGGTTTTTGCCATTGTTGTTATGGCGTCTCAGAAATTCGATGTCACGAAGGAAGTTGCTATTTATGCCATTTGTGTTGCATTGGCCATGATCCCGTCATCgttggttgttgttttgaCCATCACCATGGCAGTGGGAGCAAAGGAGATGTTGAAGAGGAACGTCATTGTTCGTAAGTTCGATGCATTGGAGAACTTGGGATCAGTAAATGCCATCTGTTCGGACAAGACAGGTACATTGACGCAGGGGCGGATGATTGCAAAGAAGGTGTACATACCAGGACTTGGAACATTTTCTGTGGAAGACTTCAACGAACCTTTCAATCCGACATTGGGTAGCGTGAGGTTCTCGGAGTCGAGTCCTACTGAGCTCAACGACAAGAATGACGAACACGAGGTGAAATGGATAACCTTTGAGGAGTTCAAGGAGAAGTTCAGAAACACAGAGAAATATGAGCTATTCAGGAACTGGATTTTATCAGCATCGCTTGCTAATGTTGCAAAGGTTTACGAAGACTTTGACGATGAGGAGAAGGTGACTGAATGGAAGGCAAGAGGAGATCCAACTGAGATATCGATTCAGGTGTTTGTTACTAGGTTAAATTATGGTAGGGAATTGTTAGTTGAAGAAAGCAAAGCTTTCACACATCTAGCTGAATTTCCATTTGACTCGTCCATCAAAAGAATGTCTTCCATTTACAGGAACAACGAGAACGATGTGGAGATAATCTACACAAAGGGTGCAGTTGAAAGAATCCTGAAATTATGCGAGACTTGGACCGACCCAACTACGGGTGCTGTGTCATCCATGTCGGTAGAGAGCATCGATTACGTCGAGGAACAGATGAACTCGTTGTCGTCCCAGGGATTGAGGGTGTTAGCATTTGCAACCCGAACCCCAAAGGAACAAGGGTTGGGTGCTGAGTGGCAGAAAAACGAGAGAGAGAGCATTGAGCAGAAGCTGCATTTCCTTGGACTGATTGGTATCTACGATCCACCAAGACCAGAGTCGCTTCCAAGTGTCAAGCTGTGTCACCACGCGGGCATATCGGTGCACATGGCAACGGGTGACCATCCGTCGACCGCAAGTGCCATTGCGAGAGAAGTGGGTATATTGCCAGAGAACGTCTCCATGTTGCCACAGGGGGTATTAGATTCGATGGTAATGACGGCCCCACAGTTCGATGCGTTGACAGAGGAGCAGATTGATGAGCTACCATGCCTGCCGTTGGTTATTGCGAGATGCGCACCTCAAACAAAGGTTCGTTTGGTGGAGGCGTTGCACAGAAGAGGACAGATTGTGGCTATGACGGGAGATGGAGTGAATGACTCTCCATCGTTGAAGATGTCGGACATTGGAATTGCTATGGGTAAGAATGGGTCCGACGTTGCGAAGGATGCATCGGACATTGTGTTAGCCGATGACAACTTTGCGTCTATTCTCAATGCGGTGGAGGAGGGACGCAGAATGAGTGACAACATCCAGAAGTTTGTGATCCAATTGCTAGCATGTAATGTTGCCCAGgcattgtttttgttgattggTTTAGTGTTCAAAGATGACGACgatttttctgttttccCATTATCACCAGTTCAAGTTCTATGGGTTATTGTTGTAACGGCATGTTTTCCAGCTATGGGATTAGGTATGGAGCGAGCATCAGATGATATCATGGACAGGCCACCTAAGGATTCCAAGGATGCGGTATTCACATGGGAAGTGTTGATTGACATGTTTGTTTATGGATTTTCCATGGCCAGTGCATGTATGATTCCCTTTGTTATTGAGGTTTATGGATATGGAGATGGCGAGTTAGGTGAAAATTGTAATAGAACGGATTATGCTGAAACATGTTTACATGTATTCCGTGCAAGGGCGTCCTCATTTGTTACCATGACCTGGTGTTGTTTGATACTTGCATGGGAGGTTATTCATCTCAGAAACTCATTATTCTTGATGAGACCGAACGCCGAGAACAAATGGACTCAATGGATG